One stretch of Synechococcales cyanobacterium T60_A2020_003 DNA includes these proteins:
- a CDS encoding RidA family protein encodes MTRKIIQTDHAPAPVGPYNQAIAASGQLLFVSGQIPLDPATGSLIGDGDIGAQTQQVLTNLEAILTTAGATLDDVVKTTVFLA; translated from the coding sequence ATGACCCGCAAAATTATTCAGACCGATCACGCACCTGCCCCTGTAGGCCCCTATAATCAAGCGATCGCTGCTTCGGGACAACTACTGTTTGTCTCGGGTCAGATTCCCCTCGATCCGGCAACCGGAAGCCTCATTGGCGATGGCGACATCGGTGCCCAAACCCAGCAAGTCCTCACCAATCTAGAAGCCATTTTGACCACAGCAGGAGCCACCCTAGATGACGTCGTCAAAACCACCGTATTTCTAGCC